One segment of Anaerolineae bacterium DNA contains the following:
- a CDS encoding redoxin domain-containing protein gives MAIEVGRKAPEFGLKDQNGELVKLSDYLGKKNVVLSFHPLAWTSVCAAQMLHLHFTEEEFAKRDTVVFGVSVDSVPSKAAWAKALGLGNLRILADFHPKGNMAEKYGLLRREGFSERAVVLIDKEGIVRWVKVYPMKEVPMPQEVLEAIDRL, from the coding sequence ATGGCTATTGAAGTAGGACGAAAGGCCCCGGAGTTTGGGCTGAAGGACCAGAACGGCGAGCTGGTCAAGCTCTCCGATTATCTGGGCAAGAAGAACGTGGTGCTGTCATTCCATCCCCTGGCATGGACCTCGGTCTGTGCCGCACAGATGCTGCACCTGCATTTCACGGAGGAGGAATTCGCCAAACGCGATACCGTGGTTTTCGGCGTCAGCGTGGACAGCGTGCCCAGCAAGGCCGCCTGGGCCAAGGCGCTCGGGCTGGGGAATCTGCGCATCCTGGCGGATTTCCACCCCAAGGGGAACATGGCGGAGAAGTACGGCCTTCTGCGGCGCGAGGGCTTCAGCGAGCGGGCAGTGGTGCTGATTGACAAAGAAGGCATTGTGCGCTGGGTGAAGGTGTACCCGATGAAAGAGGTGCCGATGCCGCAGGAAGTGCTGGAAGCGATCGATCGCTTGTGA